AACAAGAGTGTTACCGAAGGAATACACGATGCAATACACAACGGTCGCCAGCGAGATCCTCGCCGGAGTAGGGGGTCAGAGTAATATTAATAGCGTAGTACATTGTGCTACCCGTTTGCGCTTCAAACTCAAGGATACGGCGCGGGCTGATGCCCAAGCGCTAAAAGACAATCCCGGCGTTATTATGGTTGTGGAAAGTGGTGGCCAGTTTCAGGTGGTTATCGGAAACCATGTTAGTGAGGTCTATCAGGCGCTAGTAAACCAGGCGGGGCTGGCTGATGCTGAAGAACATGACAGCAAGTCAGGTAACTCAAAAGAGAGTGTGTTTAGCCACTGTATTGATATCATTTCGGGTATTTTCACCCCCTTGCTCGGTGTACTGGCGGCTTCGGGTATCCTTAAAGGTTTTCTGGCACTGAGTATTGTTTGCGGCTGGTTACAACCCAATAGCGGCAGTTATACAATTTTATTTGCTGCCAGTGATTCGCTGTTTTATTTCTTCCCGTTGGTCTTGGGTTATACCGCAGGTAAGAAATTCGGCGGCAATCCCTTCATTACCATGGCGATTGGTGGTGCATTGGTGCACCCCTTGATGCTTGCCGCATTTAACGCAGCCGGGCAACCTGGTGCTTCTGAGGTCTATTTCCTTGGTATCCCGATTACATTTATTAATTATAGCTCGTCGGTTATCCCTATCATATTAGCGGCTTGGGTTAGTAGTCGGTTAGAAAAAGGGTTCAACCGGGTGTTACACAGCAATATTAAGAACTTTTTCACCCCGTTGCTGTGTCTGGTAATAACCGTTCCGGCAACCTTTTTATTGATTGGCCCGCTGGCAACCTGGCTCAGCCATTTATTGGCGTCGGGATTCCAAATTATCTATTCGGCTGCTCCGCCTGTTGCCGGTGGTGTATTGGCAGGGCTATGGCAGATTTGCGTTATCTTTGGGTTGCATTGGGGGTTAGTCCCGTTGATGATCAACAACCTGAGTGTACTAGGCTATGACGCCATGTTGCCACTGTTGTTACCCGCAGTTATGGGGCAAGTGGGGGCCACGCTCGGTGTCTTTTTGCGTACTCGCGATGCAAAAATGAAGGTACTGGCTGGTTCGGCATTTACTGCGGGGATATTCGGTATCACTGAGCCCGCTGTTTATGGGGTGACATTACCGTCGAAAAAACCGTTTGTTTTTGGCTGCGTAGGCGGGGCGATAGGGGGTGTCATCGTTGGTTTCTGCCAGACCCATGTTTATTCATTCGGCCTTGCCAGTATCTTCTCTTTTGCCCAGATAATTCCCGCTACAGGTGTCGATGCCAGTGTATGGGGCGCTATTATTGGCACCCTGATTGCGTTGATCTTTGCTGCCATCAGCACCTTCTTTTTTGGCCTGCCAGCGCCTGTTGTCACCGCAGAAACAGAAGATTTGTCTCACAGCTCATCCATCACCGATAACCACAGTGGTCTGGGCGAAGTGATATTTAGCCCGATCAGTGGCGAATTGTTAGCTCTAGCGGATGTCAGTGACAATATTTTTGCCAGTGGTTTACTGGGGGCGGGAATCGCGATTATTCCACAACAAGGGCGAGTAGTGTCACCCGTTAACGGCGTTGTTGCGTCACTGTTTAAAACCCACCATGCGATTGGCATTGAGTCTGATTCTGGTGCTGAGATCCTTATCCACG
The sequence above is drawn from the Yersinia intermedia genome and encodes:
- the bglF gene encoding PTS beta-glucoside transporter subunit IIABC, which codes for MQYTTVASEILAGVGGQSNINSVVHCATRLRFKLKDTARADAQALKDNPGVIMVVESGGQFQVVIGNHVSEVYQALVNQAGLADAEEHDSKSGNSKESVFSHCIDIISGIFTPLLGVLAASGILKGFLALSIVCGWLQPNSGSYTILFAASDSLFYFFPLVLGYTAGKKFGGNPFITMAIGGALVHPLMLAAFNAAGQPGASEVYFLGIPITFINYSSSVIPIILAAWVSSRLEKGFNRVLHSNIKNFFTPLLCLVITVPATFLLIGPLATWLSHLLASGFQIIYSAAPPVAGGVLAGLWQICVIFGLHWGLVPLMINNLSVLGYDAMLPLLLPAVMGQVGATLGVFLRTRDAKMKVLAGSAFTAGIFGITEPAVYGVTLPSKKPFVFGCVGGAIGGVIVGFCQTHVYSFGLASIFSFAQIIPATGVDASVWGAIIGTLIALIFAAISTFFFGLPAPVVTAETEDLSHSSSITDNHSGLGEVIFSPISGELLALADVSDNIFASGLLGAGIAIIPQQGRVVSPVNGVVASLFKTHHAIGIESDSGAEILIHVGIDTVKLDGKYFTAHVKAGDRVNAGDLLLEFDCTAITGAGYDLTTPIIISNSENYQDVLCTKGTAITEQAPLLTVIR